TAACTCCAAGCGGAGGCGGGTCATGCGTGAACCTCGCGCGCTGCTGCCCATACCTTCTGCATGGCGACGTTGGCGTCTTGGTGAAGCCTCTTCTGCGCATTCAGCAGGTAGTGTATGGTGCCGCTCCTCTGGCTACCTGGGATCTCGTCTAGCGCTAGGAGAAGCGGGTACTCGCTCATGCCGCGGCGCTCTGAGCAGCCTGCCAGCGCCGGCGGGTGGCCTGCCAGGCGAGGTAGCGATCCAGGCCCTCCAGCGTGCGCAGGGTGCCGGCTGGCAGGTTCTCCAGCCGCTCCAGCTCGGCCACTAGGCAGGCGCATTGCCAGCGCTTCCAGACGTACTTCAGGCGGAGCCAGAGGAGGCGGGGGCGCCGGGTCATGCCGCACCTCCGGCATGTGCCAGGATGTCGCGGGCAAGCGACCGCATGACGTGGTCCTGGTCGCTCAACGGCTGGCCTTTCAGATTCTCCTGAACGCGCGCGAGAGCCACCTGCGCCTTGAGGCGCATGCCCTCGGCCGTACGCGCCGGCAGTTCCAGCAACTTGGCCAGGACGGCATGAAGGTCCGGCACGCGCGCTCGCTGGGCCTGGAAGAGGCGTTCTTCCTCGTCCTTGTCCCCGGCATCCGCGGCCTCGAACATCTCTTCCATCAGGGCGTTGGTCTCGCTCTCGATGGCGAGAAAGCGCCGGCAGAGGGCGATCAGTCGGCATCGGAGAGATGGCCGCGGCGCTGGCGGACAGGGCAGGCGCAGCCACGACGGGCAGGACGATGGACATGGCGGATCTTCTCGACAGACGAGTCATGCCCTGATCGCCTCCAGGATGGACGTGGCCAGGCACGCGATCATCAGCACGCCATTGTGCAGGCCGATTTCGGTAAGCCCGGTCCGCTCGTCACAGAGCGCGCGCGCGACCATGTTGATGGAAGGAAGCCGTTCTTCGAGCGGGATAGTGGCCACCAGGGCGGCCGTCTCCTCCTGGGTGCGGAGCCTCTCCATCACAGCAACACCCCCGCGACCCAGACGCCGCCGGAGAAGAACCCGAGAGCGAAGAGGAAGCTGAAAGCGGCCCGCTCGCCGCAGGTGGGGGCGGGGATGCTGTCAGGCTTCGGGAACCCGCCCGGCAGCGCAGGGGCGCCAGGGCAAGGGCCGCCGCGCCAGGCGAGCGGCTTCGGCGGTGCGAAGGCAGAGAGCGGAGGCAGCGAGCCGGTGGCCACATAGGCCAGGCAAACCTGAAGCTGCGTCGGCTGAACAGAGGCAGCCGGTCTTCTTCTAAAAGTGGGCGCAGTTGAGCTATAGGCGCAGGTAGCCACGGCAGTTCTCCACCGAACGGTTGTGGTCAGGCCGGGCTTGGAGGTGGTGCTCCTTGCTCGGCCGTTTTCAGTTGGAGTGGTGTCCAACCTCAATTATTATGATTGGCATAATCCGTAACGTCAATCAGAAAGATTGAACTTGGCCTCACTCACGATATCTGCCGCTCAATGTCGCGGTGCTCGGGCTATGCTCGGCTGGAATCAGGCTCAGTTGGCTGAGGCTGCCCAGGTAGCTCGCCAGACGGTGGTGGACTTCGAGCGAGGAGCCCGAACCCCCTATCCGAACAATCTCACCGCCATCCGCGCGGCCCTCGAAGCCGCCGGTGTGGAGTTCATTCCGGAGAATGGCGGGGGCGCGGGGGTAAGGTTGAGGAAGGCCAGCGAGAGCGAGCACTGACATGCCTCCCAGGTCGGAAAGGCAGCCGCCTGCCATCGGGTCGATATGGGCGCCGGCCGTTGGTGGATCTCCACAGCGCGTGGTGGTGCGGCTGGGCTTCAACAGCTCCAACACGCCCCTTGTGTTGTTCCGCCGCGGGGAGGAGACGGATGTTCGCTCGTGCACATTGACTGCGTGGCACCGTTGGGTGACGGACAACAAGGCGGTTGTTCTGCCAGGGTAAGGGAAA
This genomic window from Roseomonas marmotae contains:
- a CDS encoding helix-turn-helix transcriptional regulator → MLGWNQAQLAEAAQVARQTVVDFERGARTPYPNNLTAIRAALEAAGVEFIPENGGGAGVRLRKASESEH